A single window of Flavobacterium sp. 140616W15 DNA harbors:
- a CDS encoding AIR synthase related protein produces the protein MSSDSSKRYAQRGVSASKEDVHNAIKNIDKGLFPQAFCKIVPDYLTQDEEYCLIMHADGAGTKSSLAYMYWKETGDISVWKGIAQDALIMNIDDLLCVGATDNILLSSTIGRNKNLIPAEVISAIINGTEELIKELDTFGVTIHSTGGETADVGDIVRTIIVDSTVTARMKRSKVVDNANIKAGDVIVGLASFGQSTYEKSYNGGMGSNGLTSARHDVFGKYLATKYPESFDAAVPEELIYSGQVKLTDAVENSPIDAGQLVLSPTRTYAPIIKKILDKYTPEEIHGMVHCSGGAQTKILHFVQNLHIIKDNLFPVPPLFQLIQEQSKTDWKEMYQVFNCGHRMELYVPEAIAQDIIAISKSFNVDAQIVGRVEAADDKKLTITSEYGTFEY, from the coding sequence ATGAGTTCAGATTCTAGCAAAAGGTACGCACAAAGAGGAGTTTCGGCATCTAAAGAAGACGTACACAACGCCATAAAAAACATTGATAAAGGACTGTTTCCACAAGCATTTTGTAAAATTGTCCCAGACTATTTGACCCAAGACGAAGAATATTGTCTTATAATGCATGCCGATGGTGCAGGTACAAAATCATCTTTGGCCTATATGTATTGGAAAGAAACAGGCGATATATCTGTATGGAAAGGAATTGCACAGGATGCATTAATTATGAACATAGATGATTTACTATGTGTAGGAGCAACAGATAATATTTTGCTTTCATCAACAATCGGTAGAAATAAAAATCTAATTCCAGCCGAAGTAATTTCTGCAATCATTAATGGAACCGAAGAACTGATAAAAGAGTTAGATACTTTTGGAGTTACCATTCATTCAACAGGAGGAGAAACTGCCGATGTTGGAGATATCGTACGTACAATAATTGTAGATTCTACAGTAACAGCACGTATGAAACGTTCAAAAGTAGTAGACAATGCAAATATTAAAGCAGGTGATGTAATTGTAGGATTGGCTTCATTTGGTCAGTCAACATACGAGAAAAGCTATAATGGAGGAATGGGAAGTAACGGATTGACATCGGCACGTCATGATGTATTCGGTAAATACTTAGCAACCAAATATCCAGAAAGTTTTGATGCAGCAGTTCCCGAAGAATTAATTTATTCAGGACAAGTAAAATTGACCGATGCTGTCGAAAATAGCCCGATAGATGCAGGACAATTGGTACTTTCTCCAACGAGAACTTACGCACCAATTATCAAAAAAATATTAGATAAGTATACACCAGAAGAAATTCACGGAATGGTACATTGTAGTGGAGGAGCGCAGACAAAAATCCTTCATTTCGTACAGAATTTACACATCATAAAAGATAATTTATTTCCAGTTCCACCATTGTTTCAATTAATTCAGGAACAATCTAAAACAGATTGGAAAGAAATGTATCAAGTATTTAATTGTGGTCACCGAATGGAATTATACGTTCCTGAAGCGATTGCACAAGATATAATTGCGATTTCAAAATCATTCAATGTCGATGCACAAATCGTAGGAAGAGTAGAAGCAGCTGACGATAAAAAGCTGACAATTACTAGTGAATACGGTACATTCGAGTATTAA
- a CDS encoding GNAT family N-acetyltransferase, with protein MDFNFSYNVVLEDDLVLLRPLQTTDVENLLEISLNEPETWEYSLIRANGKENLENYIAIALKARDNKIEFPFIVFDKKSGKYAGSTRFYDIQLSFKTLQLGYTWYGSAFRGTGLNKHCKYLLLQYAFETMGMERVEFRADNNNQRSVAAMKSIGCKVEGVLRNHMPTFGSDVRRDTIILSIVREEWFDEVKENLRQKL; from the coding sequence ATGGATTTCAATTTCTCTTACAATGTAGTACTTGAAGACGACTTAGTTTTACTGCGTCCTTTGCAAACAACTGACGTCGAAAATTTATTAGAGATTTCTCTTAACGAACCAGAAACTTGGGAGTATTCGTTAATTCGTGCCAACGGAAAAGAAAATCTAGAGAATTATATAGCTATTGCATTAAAAGCAAGAGATAATAAAATTGAATTTCCTTTTATAGTTTTTGATAAGAAATCAGGAAAATACGCAGGAAGTACACGCTTTTACGACATACAGCTTTCGTTCAAAACCTTACAATTAGGATATACTTGGTACGGTTCAGCATTTAGAGGAACAGGATTAAATAAGCATTGCAAATACTTATTATTGCAATATGCCTTCGAAACCATGGGAATGGAACGAGTAGAATTCCGTGCAGACAATAATAACCAACGAAGTGTTGCAGCAATGAAAAGCATCGGCTGTAAAGTTGAAGGAGTTTTACGTAACCATATGCCAACCTTTGGCAGTGACGTACGTCGTGATACAATTATCTTGAGTATTGTACGTGAAGAATGGTTCGATGAGGTAAAAGAAAATCTAAGACAAAAGCTGTAA
- a CDS encoding M949_RS01915 family surface polysaccharide biosynthesis protein: MKKLILLLVFFYSINSFSQTVQSKILSENEISERDLDGGKFPVFRAYEYQDKGGVYELTLNENQKVVSSKDTLNTKIEAVCYLNDHGGYIIKWTINDLVESAEVEETSIWFWTKYCSTQDIDNDGYVDPVIVYGTKTDDDNIRRIKIITVYKGKKYVIRAVECDLDYCRSFKKDKNWNLLPQKIKTHIDQLLAKIRKEQHVLLKDG; encoded by the coding sequence ATGAAAAAACTTATTTTATTATTGGTTTTCTTTTACTCTATAAATAGTTTTTCACAAACCGTGCAAAGCAAAATACTGAGCGAAAATGAAATATCCGAAAGAGATTTAGATGGAGGTAAATTTCCTGTTTTTAGAGCTTATGAATATCAAGATAAAGGTGGAGTATATGAACTAACTTTAAATGAAAATCAAAAAGTTGTCTCATCTAAAGATACATTAAACACCAAAATTGAAGCCGTTTGTTACTTAAATGATCATGGTGGTTATATCATAAAATGGACTATAAACGACTTAGTTGAAAGTGCAGAAGTAGAAGAAACTTCTATTTGGTTTTGGACAAAATACTGCAGTACTCAAGATATAGACAACGATGGATACGTTGACCCTGTAATTGTTTATGGTACCAAAACAGATGATGATAATATCAGACGTATCAAAATCATAACTGTTTACAAAGGTAAAAAATATGTTATACGAGCTGTAGAGTGCGACTTAGACTATTGCAGAAGTTTTAAAAAAGACAAAAACTGGAATTTACTACCTCAAAAAATAAAAACGCATATCGATCAATTACTTGCCAAAATTAGAAAAGAACAGCATGTATTATTAAAAGATGGTTAG
- a CDS encoding GH92 family glycosyl hydrolase: MLVPSYKVNAQEKTYRLKDLVQYVDPMIGTAKMGHTYPGATVPFGSVQLSPETDTIPYATNGKYNKDVYKYCAGYQYEDKTIVGFSHTHFSGTGHSDLGDFLIMPTTGKLQLNPGTASRPETGYRSVFSHKTEKAEPAYYSVLLEDHNIKAELTATTRVGMHQYTFPKSDQAHIILDLTAGIYNYDKKNVWTFVRVENDTLITGYRQTNGWARTRTVYFAMSFSKPIKGYGQATPEKSVYKGFWGRFDQTKNFPEMAGANLKLFFDFDTNENEKIKIKFAISPVSTQGALANMKAEIPDWDFERVKKESQEVWNKELNKIQVQTTKKEDMVNFYTAMYHAFLGPTVYMDTDGKYKGLDGNIHQATTFQNYTSFSLWDTYRALHPLFNLVQPKRNSDMINSMLAHYDQSVHKMLPIWSHYGNENWCMIGYHSVSVIADAIVKGNTNFDVDKALLATVNTAKVSYYDGLEYYMKKGYVPEDKNGSSVSKTLEYAYDDWAIAQAAKKIGKEDVYNEFSKRAQNYKNVYDTKTGFMRPKLDDGTFKKEFDPLDTHGQGFIEGNSWNYSLYVPQDPTEMIKMMNGKDAFTRRLDSLFSMHLPDKYFENTEDITKEGIIGNYVHGNEPSHHVVYLYNWTNSPWKAQDKIRMILKRMYKNGPDGLGGNDDFGQMSAWYIFSSLGFYPVAPGSEDYSLGSPLVANAVFNLENGKTFEVATVNQSDKNVFVSKVLLNGKLLTSPVIKHSDIVNGGKITFYMSSKPNKKIYLEKVLRN, encoded by the coding sequence ATGTTGGTTCCTTCCTATAAAGTAAATGCACAGGAAAAAACGTATAGACTTAAAGATTTAGTTCAATACGTAGATCCAATGATCGGGACTGCTAAGATGGGGCATACTTATCCAGGTGCTACAGTACCATTTGGGAGTGTGCAATTAAGCCCTGAAACCGATACGATCCCTTATGCAACTAATGGTAAGTATAATAAAGATGTTTATAAATATTGCGCAGGATATCAATACGAAGACAAAACGATAGTAGGATTTAGTCATACCCATTTTAGTGGAACAGGGCATTCTGATTTAGGCGATTTTTTAATTATGCCAACAACAGGGAAACTACAATTAAATCCAGGAACTGCAAGTCGTCCAGAAACAGGATATCGATCAGTATTCTCACATAAAACAGAAAAAGCTGAACCAGCATATTATAGCGTTCTTTTGGAAGACCATAACATCAAAGCTGAACTAACTGCAACTACAAGAGTTGGGATGCATCAATATACATTTCCAAAGTCAGATCAAGCACATATTATTTTAGATCTTACCGCAGGGATATATAACTATGATAAAAAGAATGTGTGGACTTTTGTTCGTGTTGAGAATGACACTTTAATTACAGGATATCGCCAAACAAATGGTTGGGCTAGAACTCGAACAGTATATTTTGCGATGTCTTTTAGCAAGCCTATTAAGGGATATGGACAGGCTACACCCGAAAAAAGTGTATATAAAGGCTTCTGGGGAAGATTTGATCAAACCAAAAACTTTCCAGAAATGGCAGGGGCAAACTTAAAATTATTTTTTGATTTTGATACAAATGAAAATGAAAAGATAAAAATAAAATTTGCTATTTCACCAGTCAGCACCCAAGGAGCATTGGCTAATATGAAAGCAGAAATTCCAGATTGGGATTTTGAAAGAGTTAAAAAAGAAAGTCAAGAAGTTTGGAACAAAGAACTGAATAAAATTCAGGTTCAAACAACCAAAAAGGAAGACATGGTTAATTTCTATACAGCAATGTATCATGCTTTCTTAGGTCCAACAGTATATATGGATACCGACGGGAAGTATAAAGGATTAGATGGTAATATTCATCAGGCAACTACATTCCAGAATTATACAAGTTTTTCATTGTGGGATACTTACAGAGCTCTGCATCCGTTATTTAATTTGGTCCAGCCAAAAAGGAATTCAGATATGATTAACTCCATGTTAGCGCATTATGACCAAAGTGTACATAAAATGTTGCCAATATGGTCACATTATGGAAATGAAAACTGGTGTATGATTGGGTATCATAGTGTTTCGGTAATTGCAGACGCTATAGTTAAAGGTAATACCAATTTTGATGTAGATAAAGCGCTTCTTGCCACTGTAAATACAGCAAAAGTCTCTTATTATGATGGATTAGAGTATTATATGAAAAAAGGATATGTTCCTGAAGATAAAAATGGATCATCGGTATCTAAAACTTTAGAATATGCTTATGACGATTGGGCAATTGCGCAAGCTGCCAAAAAAATAGGGAAAGAAGATGTTTACAACGAGTTCTCAAAAAGAGCTCAAAACTATAAAAATGTCTATGATACTAAAACGGGTTTCATGAGACCTAAACTTGATGATGGAACATTCAAGAAAGAGTTTGATCCTTTAGATACACACGGACAAGGATTCATAGAGGGGAATTCTTGGAATTACAGTTTGTATGTTCCACAAGATCCTACAGAGATGATAAAAATGATGAATGGAAAAGACGCTTTTACAAGAAGATTAGATTCTCTTTTCTCGATGCATTTACCAGATAAATATTTTGAAAATACAGAGGATATTACGAAAGAAGGAATAATTGGTAATTATGTGCATGGAAACGAGCCTTCACACCATGTGGTTTATTTGTACAATTGGACAAATTCGCCATGGAAAGCACAAGATAAAATCAGAATGATTCTTAAAAGAATGTATAAAAATGGCCCTGATGGATTAGGAGGAAACGATGATTTTGGACAAATGAGCGCTTGGTATATTTTTAGCAGTTTAGGATTTTATCCTGTTGCACCAGGATCAGAAGATTATAGTTTAGGAAGTCCGTTGGTTGCAAATGCTGTTTTTAATCTTGAAAACGGAAAGACATTTGAAGTTGCTACAGTAAACCAATCTGATAAAAATGTGTTTGTTAGTAAAGTACTCTTAAACGGAAAATTGCTTACAAGTCCAGTTATAAAACACAGTGATATTGTAAACGGAGGAAAGATTACATTTTATATGAGCAGTAAACCAAATAAGAAAATATATCTTGAAAAGGTACTAAGGAACTAA